One genomic region from Bacteroidetes Order II. bacterium encodes:
- a CDS encoding Bax inhibitor-1/YccA family protein, which yields MNTSNPVFSERALEQITDLQGERMTQQGTLNKSFLMLGLVFAGAVWTWFQMSTNPNAALALGGLGFLGGLILSFVIVFKKTWSAFLAPVYAILEGLLIGVLSAHYESRYPGLVIQAVGLTFVTFFVMLIAYRLGWIRATEMFRSVLIAATLALFTFYLIALVAQFAFDFPMPLIHDKGILGIGFSVFATGLAAFNLILDFDFVEKGPAYGLPKYMEWYAAFGLTVTLVWLYIELLRLLSKFRK from the coding sequence ATGAATACTTCAAATCCTGTCTTCTCGGAACGTGCGCTTGAACAAATTACCGATCTTCAAGGGGAACGAATGACCCAACAAGGGACCCTCAACAAATCTTTCCTTATGCTTGGGTTGGTTTTTGCTGGAGCGGTCTGGACGTGGTTCCAAATGAGTACCAATCCAAATGCAGCTTTGGCACTGGGCGGATTGGGTTTCTTGGGAGGGCTAATTTTGTCTTTTGTAATTGTTTTTAAGAAAACATGGTCCGCTTTTCTTGCTCCGGTGTATGCCATTCTGGAAGGATTGCTCATTGGGGTTTTATCGGCCCATTATGAATCTCGATATCCAGGACTGGTGATTCAGGCTGTTGGCTTGACGTTTGTTACGTTTTTTGTGATGTTGATCGCTTATCGGTTGGGCTGGATCCGTGCAACCGAGATGTTCCGGAGTGTGCTGATTGCCGCAACACTGGCATTGTTTACGTTTTATTTGATTGCACTTGTGGCGCAATTCGCCTTCGACTTCCCGATGCCGCTTATTCATGACAAGGGCATTTTGGGGATTGGGTTTAGTGTGTTTGCAACGGGGCTGGCAGCCTTTAACCTGATTCTGGACTTTGATTTTGTAGAGAAGGGACCTGCCTATGGTCTGCCAAAATACATGGAGTGGTATGCCGCTTTTGGTTTGACCGTTACCTTGGTTTGGTTATACATCGAACTTTTGCGTCTGCTCAGCAAATTCCGTAAATAA
- a CDS encoding TlpA family protein disulfide reductase, translated as MKQVYILTGVLMALLLVFVLTKPTEGSFLDPNTQNATTKIKASDFSLTDMNGKTVRLSDHKGKVVILNFWATWCGPCVKEIPDLIGLQHRYQNKIQVIGVSVDMNGFEDVAPFIQQKQFSLNYPVIVANHPMLEAYKNPSFLPTTFVIDPKGFLRKESVGVINVPKISQEIDDLIDEEG; from the coding sequence ATGAAACAGGTTTACATCCTCACGGGCGTCCTAATGGCCCTTTTGCTGGTATTTGTTCTTACCAAGCCAACCGAAGGGTCTTTTTTGGATCCGAACACCCAAAATGCTACCACCAAAATAAAAGCGTCTGACTTTAGCCTGACCGATATGAACGGCAAAACTGTTCGTTTATCAGACCATAAAGGCAAAGTGGTAATTCTGAATTTTTGGGCAACTTGGTGCGGGCCTTGTGTAAAAGAAATCCCAGACCTCATTGGTCTTCAACACCGATACCAGAACAAAATTCAGGTCATCGGGGTTTCGGTGGATATGAACGGCTTTGAGGATGTTGCCCCTTTTATACAGCAAAAACAGTTTTCGTTAAACTATCCGGTCATTGTGGCCAATCATCCCATGCTGGAAGCCTATAAAAATCCTTCTTTCCTTCCTACTACTTTTGTAATAGACCCAAAAGGATTCCTTCGTAAAGAAAGCGTTGGCGTGATAAATGTCCCGAAGATCAGTCAGGAAATTGATGATTTGATAGACGAAGAGGGCTGA
- the greA gene encoding transcription elongation factor GreA encodes MSETLYLSQDGLNKLNEELQFLKTKERARIAQAIADARAQGDLSENAEYDAAKDAQGLLEARIAQLNEMIQNARVVDDSKMDLSKAYILSKVRVKNHKMNQEVTYILTSDREANFAQNKISVNSPIGKALLGRSVGDIVDVKVPAGIIKFEILEISR; translated from the coding sequence ATGAGCGAGACGCTGTATTTGTCCCAAGATGGGTTAAATAAATTGAACGAAGAGTTGCAGTTTCTCAAAACGAAAGAGCGTGCCCGGATTGCCCAAGCCATTGCAGATGCGCGGGCGCAAGGTGATTTGTCGGAGAATGCGGAATATGACGCTGCCAAAGATGCACAAGGCCTTTTGGAGGCGCGGATTGCTCAGTTAAATGAAATGATCCAAAATGCCAGGGTGGTGGATGACAGCAAAATGGATCTGAGCAAGGCCTACATCTTGTCTAAGGTTAGGGTTAAAAACCATAAAATGAACCAAGAAGTGACCTATATCCTGACTTCAGACCGCGAAGCCAATTTCGCTCAAAACAAGATTTCGGTCAATAGTCCGATTGGCAAAGCCCTTCTGGGCCGGTCGGTTGGGGATATTGTGGACGTGAAAGTACCGGCTGGTATCATAAAGTTTGAGATATTGGAAATCAGCCGATAG
- a CDS encoding M3 family oligoendopeptidase, whose amino-acid sequence MSQITGAEVVRWNLKDLYTDTQALLLALTVVTEKAKVFAETYRGRIAGLDDRGLADMMAALAELHDEVGKAYTYAYLDWSTQTTDPNRGALLQTVREEYTKVSQYLIFVEVEWSAIDTQTAHKLLASPYLMRYRHYLELQQIQKRHLLSEPEEKILSEKSNTGVGAWNRFFDETLGAAVFSLRGQDVTEQEVLTKLSDSDRDLRREAALSLTEGLEKHARILTFIFNTILADKASSDRLRGYASWISSRNAANEIEDDTVEALVQAVTGRYDLVSRFYKLKKHLLGLDEMMDYDRYAPIGEAETQYTWQEAERIVREAYSRFHPELGRIVGLFFDQQWIDAPVAPGKRGGAYSHGAVPSVHPYIFMNFTGRVRDVQTLAHELGHGVHQYLSREQGVFHADTPLTTAETASVFGEMLVFQELIQNEENPKNRLALLMSKLDDSFATVFRQIAMNRFEAQIHTARREKGEQTTEAFSSMWRETQQAMFGDSVTLGDHYKIWWSYIPHFLHTPGYVYAYAFGELLVLSLYKAYQQQGQGFSEDYLSLLRAGGSDWPHVLVGKLGVDLTNPAFWQEGLQAIEEMLEQAELLAASY is encoded by the coding sequence ATGTCACAAATAACCGGAGCCGAGGTGGTTCGTTGGAACCTAAAAGATCTTTATACGGATACGCAAGCCTTACTTCTGGCGTTAACCGTGGTTACTGAAAAAGCAAAAGTATTTGCAGAAACCTATCGTGGCCGTATCGCCGGATTGGACGATCGCGGGCTTGCGGACATGATGGCAGCGTTGGCCGAATTGCACGACGAGGTCGGAAAAGCCTATACATATGCTTACCTCGATTGGTCCACCCAAACCACCGACCCTAATCGGGGGGCATTGCTGCAAACCGTTCGGGAGGAATACACAAAGGTTTCTCAATACCTAATCTTTGTAGAGGTAGAGTGGTCTGCAATAGACACCCAAACAGCCCATAAGCTCTTAGCGTCGCCATATTTGATGCGTTATCGGCATTATTTGGAACTACAACAAATCCAAAAGAGGCATTTGCTTTCGGAGCCGGAAGAGAAAATTCTTTCCGAAAAGTCCAATACGGGCGTAGGGGCGTGGAACCGTTTCTTCGACGAAACCTTGGGGGCAGCCGTTTTTTCGTTGCGTGGACAGGACGTAACAGAACAAGAGGTGCTTACGAAATTAAGCGATTCAGATCGGGACCTGCGGAGGGAGGCTGCTTTGTCGCTTACCGAAGGGTTGGAAAAGCATGCGCGTATTTTAACCTTCATTTTTAATACCATTTTGGCAGATAAAGCTTCCTCCGATCGCCTGCGGGGATATGCATCGTGGATCAGTAGCCGGAATGCGGCCAATGAGATTGAGGATGATACCGTAGAAGCCTTGGTACAAGCCGTTACTGGACGATATGACTTGGTTTCCCGTTTTTACAAACTGAAGAAGCATTTATTGGGATTAGACGAAATGATGGACTATGACCGATATGCACCGATTGGGGAAGCTGAGACCCAATATACTTGGCAAGAAGCAGAACGCATTGTGCGGGAGGCTTATTCTCGTTTTCATCCGGAATTGGGGCGTATCGTAGGTTTGTTTTTTGATCAACAATGGATTGATGCGCCCGTTGCGCCAGGAAAGCGTGGCGGTGCATATTCCCATGGAGCGGTTCCAAGCGTGCATCCTTATATTTTTATGAATTTTACCGGAAGAGTGCGTGATGTTCAGACTTTGGCCCATGAACTGGGGCATGGGGTGCATCAGTATCTATCACGGGAGCAAGGGGTATTTCATGCAGACACCCCGCTCACAACAGCAGAAACGGCCTCGGTTTTTGGCGAAATGTTGGTCTTTCAGGAATTGATTCAAAATGAAGAAAATCCTAAAAACCGCCTTGCATTGTTGATGTCCAAATTAGATGACTCATTTGCAACAGTCTTTCGACAAATTGCCATGAATCGGTTTGAGGCGCAAATTCATACCGCTCGGCGCGAGAAAGGGGAACAGACCACCGAGGCTTTCTCTAGTATGTGGCGCGAGACACAACAGGCCATGTTTGGAGATAGTGTTACCTTGGGCGATCATTACAAAATTTGGTGGAGTTATATCCCACACTTTCTGCATACACCCGGTTATGTGTACGCCTATGCTTTTGGGGAGTTATTGGTTCTTTCTCTATACAAAGCCTATCAGCAGCAGGGGCAAGGTTTTTCCGAAGATTATCTAAGTTTGCTTAGGGCTGGTGGGAGTGATTGGCCACATGTTTTGGTTGGGAAACTGGGTGTTGATCTGACCAATCCTGCTTTCTGGCAAGAGGGACTACAGGCCATTGAGGAAATGCTGGAACAAGCAGAGTTATTGGCTGCCTCGTATTGA
- a CDS encoding iron-sulfur cluster assembly accessory protein: protein MSELSITPKAIDKIKTLATTEGIDWNQQFLRVAVVSGGCSGLTYDLGWDSVEQAEDLLLETHGVRVAMDLNAQLYIEGSTLDFTDGLEGKGFHFNNPQAVRNCACGESFSV, encoded by the coding sequence ATGTCAGAACTTAGCATAACCCCTAAAGCCATTGACAAAATAAAGACGCTGGCCACCACCGAAGGGATAGACTGGAACCAACAATTCCTCCGGGTAGCGGTGGTGAGTGGTGGTTGCTCAGGTCTCACCTATGATCTGGGATGGGACTCCGTAGAGCAGGCAGAAGACCTATTGCTCGAAACCCACGGTGTACGGGTGGCGATGGACCTAAATGCACAACTATATATTGAAGGCTCTACGTTGGATTTCACCGATGGGTTAGAAGGCAAAGGATTTCACTTTAACAACCCACAAGCCGTTCGAAATTGCGCGTGTGGCGAGTCTTTCTCGGTGTGA
- the mtgA gene encoding monofunctional biosynthetic peptidoglycan transglycosylase has product MAHSATPTPSNSKAPQRSKRPFWLRLLRWGLFVFGGFHVYCVLVLVYLRFLPPAFSTVQLQHRVEAAFGGEWLEVRMLYRPMEAISPHLHHAVVAAEDTRFFEHDGIDFDALEQAMSEKRNSLRGGSTITQQLVKNLFFTTHRSYLRKGMEFTIAPLAELILPKDRILELYINVVEWGKGVYGAEAAARYHYKISSSKLNRNQASRLAACLPAPLTRKPQAMNRYSRIIQKRMRAMGY; this is encoded by the coding sequence ATGGCGCATTCAGCCACGCCCACCCCCTCAAATAGTAAAGCACCTCAACGCAGCAAACGTCCTTTTTGGTTACGTTTGCTGCGTTGGGGCTTGTTTGTTTTTGGGGGCTTTCATGTTTACTGCGTGCTGGTGTTGGTGTATTTACGGTTTTTGCCACCAGCTTTTTCCACGGTACAACTTCAACATCGGGTAGAGGCCGCCTTTGGGGGCGAATGGCTGGAAGTTCGGATGTTATATCGTCCGATGGAAGCCATTTCCCCGCATTTACACCATGCAGTGGTGGCAGCCGAGGATACCCGTTTCTTTGAACATGATGGAATAGACTTCGATGCACTCGAACAAGCTATGTCGGAAAAGCGGAATTCCCTTCGTGGAGGTTCTACCATTACCCAGCAACTTGTGAAGAATCTCTTTTTTACGACACATCGTTCTTATTTACGCAAGGGTATGGAGTTCACGATTGCACCCTTAGCGGAGCTGATCTTGCCGAAAGACCGGATATTGGAATTGTATATCAATGTCGTAGAGTGGGGTAAAGGCGTTTATGGCGCCGAAGCGGCTGCCCGATACCATTACAAGATTTCTTCATCAAAACTCAACCGAAATCAGGCATCGCGGTTGGCCGCCTGCCTGCCTGCGCCCCTTACACGAAAGCCACAGGCGATGAACCGATACAGCCGTATCATTCAAAAGCGTATGCGGGCGATGGGGTATTAA
- the malQ gene encoding 4-alpha-glucanotransferase has translation MMAFPRASGVLLHVSSLPDSPGIGDLGKSCDRFLDFLHKAGQRYWQILPLGPTGYGDSPYQCFSAFAGNPLLVSPERLIADGLLKAQPLEGFKGDEEDRVDFGKVVLAKKLILRESFDYFLAEGTVAQKTDFEAFCAQQSSWLDDFSLFMAIKNDLGGKAWWEWPLPLKLRDPAALTGAKERLSESIQLYQYQQWVFFTQWTRVKQRANAQGIEIIGDLPIFVARDSAEAWAKPSLFYFDAQANPTIVAGVPPDYFSETGQLWGNPLYRWDKMAEDGYQWWIERFRALLNLVDIIRIDHFRGFAEYWAVPGGDETAVNGKWEKGPGTDLFQAVLDALGKLPIMAEDLGLMTPSVHNLRDHFSFPGMHILQFAFALDIGATSEADLYPHLPHRYKPNSVTYTGTHDNNTTKGWWEKDATEAEKRKFCEYLNTDGSSVVWNLIQTCFFCPSDTAIVPMQDLLALDEGARMNFPGHPSGNWQWRAKSDAFSDDLARSLRELTETAGRLNKRA, from the coding sequence ATAATGGCGTTTCCTCGTGCCTCTGGCGTTCTCCTTCATGTTTCCAGTTTGCCCGATTCACCCGGAATTGGTGATCTCGGCAAATCGTGCGATCGCTTTCTGGACTTTTTACACAAAGCCGGACAACGGTACTGGCAAATCCTTCCACTAGGCCCTACCGGATATGGCGACTCTCCGTATCAATGCTTTTCAGCGTTTGCTGGAAATCCTTTACTGGTGAGTCCGGAACGACTCATTGCTGATGGCTTGCTTAAAGCGCAGCCTTTAGAAGGGTTTAAAGGAGACGAAGAGGACCGCGTAGATTTTGGAAAAGTGGTGTTGGCCAAAAAATTGATTCTCCGAGAATCTTTTGACTATTTCTTGGCAGAAGGGACTGTTGCTCAAAAAACAGATTTCGAAGCATTTTGTGCCCAGCAATCAAGTTGGTTAGACGACTTTTCCTTATTTATGGCCATCAAAAACGACCTCGGCGGAAAGGCGTGGTGGGAGTGGCCACTTCCGCTCAAGTTACGCGATCCGGCTGCTTTGACGGGGGCTAAGGAAAGGCTTTCCGAAAGCATCCAATTGTACCAATACCAACAATGGGTGTTTTTTACCCAATGGACGCGGGTTAAGCAACGTGCAAATGCCCAGGGCATCGAGATAATTGGTGATTTGCCCATTTTTGTGGCCCGAGACAGTGCCGAAGCGTGGGCAAAGCCTTCATTATTTTATTTTGATGCGCAAGCGAATCCAACCATTGTCGCTGGGGTTCCGCCTGATTACTTCAGTGAAACGGGTCAGCTTTGGGGGAATCCGTTGTATCGTTGGGATAAAATGGCTGAAGATGGCTACCAATGGTGGATTGAGCGGTTCCGTGCGTTGTTAAATTTGGTGGATATTATCCGGATTGACCACTTCCGGGGATTTGCCGAGTATTGGGCGGTTCCTGGAGGGGATGAAACTGCTGTAAATGGGAAATGGGAAAAAGGGCCGGGAACCGATTTGTTTCAGGCCGTGTTGGATGCTCTTGGAAAACTACCTATTATGGCTGAAGACTTAGGCTTAATGACCCCAAGTGTGCATAACCTACGGGATCATTTCTCCTTTCCGGGGATGCATATTTTGCAATTTGCCTTTGCTTTGGATATTGGGGCCACGTCGGAGGCTGATTTGTACCCGCACCTTCCCCACCGATACAAACCCAATTCGGTCACTTATACTGGCACCCACGACAACAACACCACAAAAGGATGGTGGGAAAAAGATGCAACAGAGGCCGAAAAGCGTAAGTTTTGTGAATACCTGAATACGGATGGATCGTCGGTGGTGTGGAACCTGATCCAGACTTGTTTTTTCTGTCCTTCAGATACGGCCATCGTGCCGATGCAGGATTTATTGGCCTTGGATGAAGGCGCACGCATGAATTTCCCTGGTCACCCCTCTGGAAACTGGCAATGGCGCGCCAAGTCGGATGCGTTTTCTGATGATCTGGCGAGGTCTTTGCGGGAATTAACCGAGACCGCCGGAAGGTTGAATAAGCGGGCCTAA
- a CDS encoding amylo-alpha-1,6-glucosidase — protein MKRFFLWLFLTSFTPVIAWAQSHTGFVPRFDLPRSGPSLQRTIQNSAFMGVMGRKSAAFGYENKPLEMWVYPLKLVHDFKLDFITEYEETQVPVSGSEAVTSIEVRPESTILTYRHAAFLVRQIIFAPVHEPGLVMLLDIDSPRPLTIRGSFRPALSLMWPAGLQTGNIFWQPDQQRYGIVEELGKYVGIVSVPGAQDRSIIPYQEEPRDTPNTFEIRVLPETHRGHFIPLFISGGTDGWQVAEENLKRLQANPKALYEQTTAYYKTFLSQTTSIQTPDERLNAAYTWAKIGTEKGVVDNPQLGTGLVAGFRTSGNSERPGFAWFFGRDSQWTELAMLSYGDFETVKRGLNFLKKFQFEDGRIPHEISQSAGLIDWFGKYPFGKASADATPLYVILHHAYYQATGDLAFIRENWHSIKKAWEWTSKTDTDQNGLIENTNFGHGWVEGGKLYPPHEEMYMQGLWIEACKGMAKFANIMYEPQLADQASDWVRRTQEAMEKTYWLPEKQYYGYATSKPAEKEKTFVPDGLMPTNRETDARGFMQESTVLPAVPMWFRTTEPDRTQKALDEIGSGRLATDWGHRILNSQSPIYDPMSYHYGSVWPLFTGWASLAGYNYGRPHIGYQALMANALLTFQDAYGYVTELLSGDYNSAFGRSSHHQIWSEAMVISPLVRGLFGIEALNGGKTLAFSPQVPADWDQYSIKQLRIGEDWVNINANRSPNRDQYNFSGQTKGTEVRFEPVYPNNAKIKSVLVNGKAATFKTEPFGDGQKVVIPIFTVDKSEVLIQHEAGAGVYVRQTEAPLGGKNTQVKVLRAKTEGKVLTLLVEGLAGTQQSVFVRGTLSPTATNGVTIDKLSNGDHEVQINFTGKQDSFIRQTIRLPLR, from the coding sequence ATGAAACGATTCTTTTTATGGCTTTTTCTGACGTCATTTACTCCTGTTATTGCGTGGGCACAGTCCCATACGGGCTTTGTTCCACGATTTGACCTCCCACGAAGTGGTCCATCTTTGCAAAGAACCATTCAGAACAGCGCTTTTATGGGGGTCATGGGTCGAAAATCCGCAGCATTTGGCTACGAAAACAAGCCACTTGAAATGTGGGTGTATCCACTCAAATTGGTACATGATTTTAAGTTAGACTTCATCACCGAGTACGAAGAAACCCAAGTTCCGGTGAGTGGCTCCGAAGCCGTAACTTCTATTGAGGTGCGCCCAGAATCAACCATTCTGACTTATCGCCATGCCGCTTTTTTGGTACGTCAGATCATTTTTGCTCCTGTACACGAACCGGGCTTGGTCATGCTCTTGGATATTGACTCACCTCGCCCACTCACAATTCGCGGTTCTTTCCGTCCTGCGTTGTCGCTGATGTGGCCTGCCGGATTGCAAACGGGCAATATCTTCTGGCAACCCGACCAACAACGCTATGGCATAGTAGAAGAATTGGGCAAGTATGTGGGCATCGTTTCGGTTCCGGGCGCACAAGACCGCTCCATCATCCCCTACCAAGAAGAACCCAGAGACACTCCAAATACCTTTGAAATTCGGGTATTGCCCGAAACCCATCGTGGACATTTTATTCCCCTTTTTATTTCCGGTGGAACGGATGGTTGGCAAGTTGCGGAAGAAAACCTTAAACGCCTCCAAGCGAATCCAAAAGCACTCTACGAACAAACAACCGCTTACTACAAAACCTTTTTGTCCCAGACCACGTCCATTCAAACACCCGACGAGCGCCTTAATGCCGCTTATACATGGGCAAAAATCGGAACGGAAAAAGGTGTCGTGGATAACCCTCAATTAGGAACCGGACTTGTGGCCGGATTCAGAACGTCGGGAAACTCCGAAAGACCCGGTTTTGCGTGGTTTTTTGGACGAGATTCCCAGTGGACGGAATTGGCCATGCTCTCGTATGGAGACTTTGAGACCGTTAAACGAGGGCTTAACTTCCTCAAAAAATTCCAGTTTGAGGATGGACGTATTCCGCACGAGATTTCACAGTCTGCCGGATTGATAGACTGGTTTGGAAAGTACCCTTTTGGAAAAGCAAGTGCAGATGCCACGCCATTGTATGTCATCTTGCACCATGCCTATTACCAAGCAACGGGCGATCTTGCTTTTATCCGCGAAAATTGGCACTCCATCAAAAAGGCTTGGGAATGGACTTCAAAAACCGATACCGACCAAAATGGCTTGATAGAAAATACGAATTTTGGACACGGATGGGTGGAAGGCGGAAAACTCTATCCGCCACACGAAGAAATGTATATGCAAGGACTTTGGATAGAAGCGTGCAAAGGAATGGCTAAGTTTGCAAATATAATGTATGAACCTCAGTTGGCCGACCAAGCATCGGATTGGGTACGACGAACCCAAGAAGCCATGGAAAAAACCTATTGGCTGCCCGAAAAACAATACTATGGCTATGCCACATCTAAGCCCGCCGAGAAAGAAAAAACGTTTGTACCAGACGGCCTGATGCCCACCAACCGCGAAACCGATGCACGCGGCTTTATGCAAGAAAGCACCGTCTTACCAGCCGTCCCGATGTGGTTCCGAACCACTGAACCTGATAGGACACAAAAAGCCTTAGACGAAATCGGTTCAGGAAGATTGGCTACCGATTGGGGACACCGCATCTTAAATAGCCAATCTCCGATATACGATCCGATGAGCTATCATTATGGCTCCGTCTGGCCGCTTTTCACGGGTTGGGCCAGCCTCGCCGGATACAACTACGGACGGCCACATATCGGATACCAAGCCCTGATGGCGAATGCCTTGCTCACCTTTCAAGATGCCTATGGTTATGTCACCGAATTGCTCTCAGGAGACTACAATTCTGCTTTCGGGAGAAGCTCACACCATCAAATTTGGTCTGAAGCAATGGTCATCTCACCACTGGTGCGAGGACTTTTTGGTATAGAGGCCCTCAATGGAGGCAAAACCTTGGCCTTTAGTCCCCAAGTCCCCGCCGATTGGGATCAATACAGCATCAAACAGTTGCGTATTGGAGAAGACTGGGTGAACATCAACGCAAACCGATCCCCCAACCGCGACCAATACAACTTCTCTGGTCAAACCAAAGGCACAGAAGTTCGGTTTGAACCTGTGTATCCAAACAACGCCAAAATCAAGTCGGTCTTGGTGAATGGAAAAGCCGCTACCTTCAAAACCGAGCCTTTTGGCGATGGACAAAAAGTGGTCATACCTATTTTCACGGTAGATAAAAGCGAAGTCCTCATCCAGCATGAAGCCGGAGCGGGGGTCTATGTGCGACAAACAGAAGCACCTCTTGGCGGAAAAAACACACAAGTCAAGGTCTTGCGTGCAAAAACGGAAGGCAAAGTACTGACGCTACTGGTAGAAGGTCTTGCCGGAACCCAGCAATCGGTTTTTGTTCGCGGAACGCTAAGCCCGACAGCTACCAATGGCGTAACGATTGATAAACTTTCTAATGGAGATCATGAGGTGCAAATAAACTTTACCGGAAAACAAGATTCGTTCATCCGTCAGACCATTCGTCTGCCTCTTCGTTAG
- a CDS encoding vanadium-dependent haloperoxidase: MKKLFLLALWIFLAGCTEKNWQPVVQSTEPILGALHTLNEVILHDVFSPPVASRILAYSSIAAYEASIAGKNDFLSLAGQLNSLKEIPKPNPNQPISPEIAGFTAYVETAKKLVFSPAMMDAYANKVYERYQQAGIPKDLLSQSRKYGENVALHIFEWSKSDQYKQTRSAPKYTLVTGDPSRWIPTPPMYKEALEPHWEKIRTFVIDSAAQFTMNPFPPYSKDKNSAFYQDLMEMYEIGKQLTDEQKAIALFWDDNAFALQVHGHAMFGVKKVTPGGHFMNIAAITARHKKLSVVQTTETFARVAIAIADGFIACWQGKYATNRVRPETVINREYDEKWAPFLQTPPFPEYPSGHSTISRAAAEVLTFLHGDNMAFQDTSNVRYGNKARSFTSFRAAANEASISRVYGGIHYRTGTTGGEDLGRQVGDWHNRNLKTRK, translated from the coding sequence ATGAAAAAGCTATTTTTATTGGCACTCTGGATCTTTTTAGCGGGTTGTACCGAAAAAAACTGGCAACCTGTTGTCCAAAGTACGGAACCAATTCTCGGGGCTTTACACACCCTGAACGAAGTAATTTTACACGACGTTTTTTCGCCACCAGTGGCAAGCCGAATTTTGGCCTACTCCTCAATTGCCGCTTATGAAGCCTCTATTGCAGGGAAAAACGACTTTTTGTCTTTGGCAGGTCAACTAAACAGCTTGAAAGAGATTCCCAAACCCAATCCAAACCAACCCATCAGTCCCGAAATTGCGGGGTTTACGGCTTACGTCGAGACCGCAAAAAAATTGGTCTTCTCCCCTGCGATGATGGATGCTTATGCCAATAAGGTTTATGAACGCTATCAACAGGCAGGCATCCCCAAAGACCTGTTGAGCCAGTCTCGAAAGTATGGAGAAAACGTGGCTTTACATATTTTTGAATGGTCAAAGTCGGATCAATATAAACAAACCAGAAGTGCGCCTAAATACACCTTGGTCACGGGCGATCCAAGTCGGTGGATTCCTACGCCCCCGATGTATAAAGAAGCTTTGGAACCCCATTGGGAAAAAATCCGAACTTTTGTCATAGATTCTGCTGCACAATTCACCATGAACCCCTTTCCCCCATACAGTAAAGACAAAAACAGTGCTTTCTACCAAGACCTTATGGAAATGTATGAAATAGGTAAACAACTCACGGATGAACAAAAGGCTATTGCACTCTTCTGGGACGACAATGCCTTTGCCCTTCAGGTTCATGGACATGCCATGTTTGGGGTAAAAAAAGTGACTCCGGGTGGCCATTTTATGAACATCGCGGCCATTACAGCCCGGCACAAAAAACTCAGCGTTGTTCAAACCACCGAGACCTTTGCACGAGTAGCCATTGCCATTGCCGATGGATTCATTGCATGTTGGCAAGGAAAATACGCCACCAACCGCGTAAGGCCAGAAACCGTGATCAACCGCGAATATGATGAAAAGTGGGCGCCTTTCCTACAAACACCACCTTTTCCAGAGTATCCATCTGGTCATAGCACAATTTCTCGTGCTGCTGCTGAGGTACTTACCTTCCTACATGGAGATAATATGGCTTTCCAAGACACTTCTAACGTCCGATATGGAAACAAAGCCCGATCCTTTACCTCGTTCCGAGCGGCAGCCAACGAAGCTTCCATCAGCCGTGTGTATGGCGGAATTCACTACCGTACCGGAACCACTGGAGGCGAAGACTTGGGACGCCAAGTAGGTGATTGGCATAATCGGAATCTCAAGACGCGGAAATAA
- the ytxJ gene encoding bacillithiol system redox-active protein YtxJ, producing the protein MFQNNQHLSMPHAQFASLSKTEELDAAIKASFSEPIVLFKHSATCSISLRAEREMQSLNQASDPKVYQLIVQRSRNLSFHIAQFFGIVHESPQIIILQDGKAVFNTSHGQVRAQVVRELLQTMTA; encoded by the coding sequence ATGTTCCAAAACAATCAGCATCTGTCTATGCCACACGCCCAATTTGCTTCCTTATCCAAAACAGAAGAGCTTGATGCCGCCATTAAGGCATCGTTCTCAGAACCAATTGTACTGTTTAAGCACAGCGCAACGTGCTCTATTAGCCTGCGAGCAGAGCGAGAAATGCAATCTCTAAACCAAGCGTCGGACCCCAAGGTATATCAGTTAATTGTTCAACGCTCCCGGAATTTGTCTTTTCACATCGCACAATTTTTTGGTATTGTACACGAATCCCCCCAAATTATTATTTTACAAGACGGAAAAGCCGTTTTTAATACCTCTCACGGCCAGGTGCGTGCACAAGTGGTGCGTGAGTTACTCCAGACAATGACCGCCTAA